One part of the Humulus lupulus chromosome 9, drHumLupu1.1, whole genome shotgun sequence genome encodes these proteins:
- the LOC133799368 gene encoding secreted RxLR effector protein 161-like — protein sequence MEPNAKMCAYEGKDLEDATMYRQLVGSLIYLTLTRPDISYAVGVMSRYMQNPKKPHLEAVRRILRYVKSKIDYGFLYKKGEDCKLVGYCDADYAGDHDTRRSTTGYVFKLGSETISWCSKRQPTVSLSTTEAEYRAEQWQLKKVHG from the coding sequence ATGGAACCAAATGCCAAAATGTGTGCATATGAAGGAAAAGATTTGGAAGATGCGACAATGTATCGACAATTGGTAGGTAGTCTGATCTACTTAACCTTGACTCGACCTGACATTTCTTATGCAGTTGGTGTGATGAGTCGATACATGCAAAATCCAAAGAAGCCTCATTTGGAAGCAGTTCGACGAATATTGAGATACGTGAAGAGTAAAATTGACTATGGTTTTTTGTATAAGAAAGGTGAAGACTGCAAGTTAGTTGGTTACTGTGATGCTGACTATGCAGGAGATCATGACACCAGGAGATCAACAACTGGGTATGTGTTTAAGCTTGGCTCCGAAACAATTTCTTGGTGTAGCAAGAGACAGCCAACAGTATCATTGTCAACCACTGAAGCTGAGTATCGAGCAGAGCAATGGCAGCTCAAGAAAGTACATGGTTGA
- the LOC133799369 gene encoding disease resistance protein RPM1-like, translated as MAESVVSFLLGKFSSLLKDEAKLLSGVRDEVVFVKNELDRMRAFLRSADATEDHDEEIKVWVKQVREVAYDAEDIIDDFLYRFEHTKRRGFYGCLCKMARGIKNLKARRRIASQLQSIKLRVTDISEGRQRYDYKLSSTEIGSSSGTTPCYYSEVRSDARLLEEAQLVGIEAEKEGLLSFLVEDTPQLRVAAVVGMGGLGKTTLLSSVYYDSRVKNHFHQIQAWVTVSQSFKLDEVLRQIIQQFFKATNLPLPDEVEKSTDTHFLKTTIVDFLSNKRYLVVLDDIWDVNAWEAVKVAFRNNNNGSRVMITTRIADVASSSTNDLGGGILTLDPLSSADSWTLFCAKAFQGKACPSHLKEISRDIMKRCEGLPLAIVAIGSMLATKDINRVDEWEIIHRSLRAELQGNTKLKGMQAILSLSFNDLPYHLKHCFMYLSLFPEDYSIKLTVLIRLWIAEGFIEEIEGRTLEEVANGCFNELLNRSLAQVYDRYDDVRVKSCRVHDILRETMLLKSKDQAAITNKESNKRLPERVRRLSVHEGTNIDASGDNQLSQLRSLLLFTKEIYVWNKFMSSFSDQGSRLVKVLDCRFAPMTTFPEGITKLYHLRYLCLRDTAVSSIPPSIANLRHLETLDLKRTLVRELPSEILRLQCLRNVIVYDPTSHGFKALKGMESLSSLRKLMCVEAKKGETEPMVSVGRLTQLTMLGILQLGAEHGNALFSSIRELKLLRSLTLVSRTEDEALSFQFKSFSSLRLLQRLYVIGRVEKSLEGLQNLTNLSKLVLTRSRLQVDPLESLQDLPNLVSLELDKACDGESLCFKAGSFLMLRHLRISKLENLRRVRVEDKALSHLELMFLNDCKLLKEMPLGIERLRNLQLLQLVNMAAELTTTVYRGSQHDNYSKIMHIPSVFIGQWSFETGHDGYWL; from the coding sequence ATGGCGGAGAGTGTGGTGAGTTTTCTACTGGGGAAGTTTTCGTCGTTGTTGAAAGATGAGGCAAAGCTCTTGAGCGGGGTCCGAGATGAAGTTGTTTTCGTGAAAAATGAGTTGGATCGTATGAGAGCTTTCTTGCGATCTGCTGATGCTACGGAAGATCACGATGAAGAAATCAAAGTGTGGGTTAAGCAAGTTAGAGAGGTCGCTTACGATGCAGAAGACATCATCGATGATTTCTTGTATAGATTTGAGCATACCAAGCGACGTGGATTCTATGGTTGTTTGTGTAAGATGGCTCGCGGGATCAAGAACTTGAAAGCTCGCCGTCGAATTGCCTCCCAATTGCAGAGTATCAAACTCAGAGTTACTGATATTTCTGAGGGGCGCCAGAGATATGATTACAAACTGAGTAGTACGGAGATCGGGTCGAGTTCGGGAACTACACCTTGCTACTATTCTGAGGTTAGAAGCGACGCACGGTTGCTGGAAGAAGCTCAACTAGTGGGCATTGAGGCAGAGAAGGAAGGTCTTTTGAGTTTTCTTGTGGAGGATACCCCTCAACTACGAGTGGCTGCAGTGGTCGGAATGGGAGGGCTGGGCAAAACCACTCTGTTGAGTTCAGTTTATTATGATTCACGAGTAAAGAATCATTTTCATCAAATCCAAGCTTGGGTCACTGTTTCACAATCGTTCAAGCTAGATGAAGTTCTGAGACAAATTATCCAGCAATTTTTCAAAGCCACCAATCTGCCACTTCCTGATGAAGTCGAGAAGTCCACAGACACACACTTCTTAAAGACAACCATTGTTGATTTTCTTAGTAACAAAAGATATTTGGTTGTATTGGATGACATATGGGATGTGAATGCATGGGAAGCAGTCAAAGTTGCATTTCGGAACAACAACAATGGTAGCCGAGTAATGATCACTACTCGAATTGCAGATGTGGCCTCTTCCTCTACCAATGATCTTGGGGGTGGGATCTTAACCTTAGATCCTTTATCTTCTGCAGATTCTTGGACTCTATTTTGTGCGAAAGCCTTTCAAGGTAAGGCATGTCCTTCTCATTTGAAGGAAATTTCAAGAGACATCATGAAAAGATGTGAGGGATTGCCTCTTGCCATTGTTGCAATAGGAAGCATGTTGGCCACAAAGGACATCAACAGAGTAGATGAATGGGAGATTATTCACCGTTCTCTGCGGGCTGAATTACAAGGCAATACAAAATTGAAAGGCATGCAAGCCATACTTTCACTTAGTTTCAATGATTTGCCTTACCACTTGAAGCATTGCTTCATGTATCTAAGTTTATTCCCTGAGGATTATTCGATTAAACTCACTGTCCTGATTCGATTGTGGATTGCTGAAGGTTTCATAGAAGAAATTGAAGGAAGAACATTAGAAGAAGTGGCAAATGGTTGTTTCAACGAGCTTCTTAACAGAAGCTTGGCCCAAGTATATGATAGATATGATGATGTAAGAGTTAAAAGTTGTCGAGTGCACGATATTTTAAGGGAAACTATGCTTCTTAAATCGAAAGATCAAGCAGCAATAACTAATAAAGAGAGCAATAAAAGGCTTCCAGAAAGAGTTCGACGACTATCTGTGCATGAAGGAACAAATATAGATGCATCTGGGGACAACCAACTATCTCAACTGCGCTCTTTGCTCTTATTCACCAAAGAAATATATGTTTGGAATAAATTCATGTCTTCTTTTTCTGACCAGGGTTCAAGACTTGTCAAGGTGTTGGATTGTAGATTTGCACCTATGACTACATTTCCAGAGGGTATCACAAAGCTATACCATTTACGATACCTATGTTTAAGAGATACCGCTGTAAGTTCAATTCCACCCTCTATTGCGAATCTTCGACATCTTGAAACGTTAGACCTCAAAAGGACTCTTGTGCGAGAGCTACCTAGTGAGATTTTACGATTACAGTGTTTGCGAAATGTAATAGTTTATGATCCGACATCACATGGATTTAAGGCTTTAAAAGGAATGGAATCCCTCTCTTCCTTGAGAAAACTCATGTGTGTTGAGGCAAAAAAGGGTGAAACTGAGCCTATGGTATCCGTAGGAAGGCTAACACAACTGACGATGTTAGGCATCCTACAGCTTGGAGCTGAGCATGGAAATGCACTATTCTCTTCAATTCGTGAATTAAAGCTCCTTCGTTCATTAACTTTGGTTTCAAGAACAGAGGATGAAGCCCTTAGTTTCCAATTTAAATCATTCTCATCTCTTCGATTGCTCCAGAGATTATATGTAATAGGTCGCGTGGAGAAGTCACTAGAAGGACTACAAAACCTTACAAACTTGTCTAAATTAGTTCTGACTCGTAGTAGGTTGCAGGTAGATCCGCTAGAGTCATTACAAGATTTGCCCAATCTAGTATCACTCGAGTTGGATAAAGCTTGTGATGGGGAGTCACTATGTTTTAAAGCTGGGAGTTTCTTAATGCTCAGACATCTCCgtatttcaaaattggagaactTAAGAAGGGTGAGAGTGGAAGACAAAGCATTGTCTCATCTCGAACTTATGTTTTTGAACGATTGCAAATTACTGAAGGAAATGCCATTAGGAATTGAACGCCTAAGAAACCTCCAACTACTTCAATTGGTAAATATGGCTGCAGAATTGACAACAACTGTATATCGTGGAAGTCAACATGATAACTACTCAAAAATAATGCACATTCCAAGTGTTTTCATCGGCCAGTGGAGTTTTGAAACGGGACATGATGGTTATTGGCTTTAG